A single window of Drosophila suzukii chromosome 3, CBGP_Dsuzu_IsoJpt1.0, whole genome shotgun sequence DNA harbors:
- the LOC108019978 gene encoding S-adenosylmethionine mitochondrial carrier protein homolog: protein MAAELGLDSAAGSLEIGMQEPVNKLKFLHALVAGGVAGMVVDIALFPIDTVKTRLQSELGFWRAGGFRGIYKGLAPAAAGSAPTAALFFCTYECGKQFLSSLTQTKDSPYVHMAAASAAEVLACLIRVPVEIAKQRSQTLLGNKQSGLQILLRAYRTEGLQRGLYRGFGSTIMREIPFSLIQFPLWEYFKLQWTPLTGYESTPLSVALCGAVAGGISAGLTTPLDVVKTRIMLAERESLNRRRSARSILHGIYLERGFGGLFAGFVPRVMWITLGGAFFFGFYDLTTRILGATSTDH from the exons ATGGCAGCGGAGCTAGGTCTGGATTCGGCCGCAGGGTCATTGGAAATCGGCATGCAGGAGCCGGTTAACAAATTGAAATTTCTACATGCCCTTGTG GCTGGAGGCGTGGCTGGCATGGTAGTGGACATTGCCCTCTTTCCCATAGACACAGTCAAGACCCGCCTGCAGAGCGAGCTGGGCTTTTGGCGGGCAGGAGGCTTTAGGGGCATCTACAAAGGACTGGCTCCTGCGGCTGCAGGAAGTGCTCCCACGGCGGCCCTGTTCTTCTGCACCTACGAGTGCGGGAAGCAGTTCCTCAGCTCACTTACCCAAACCAAAGATTCGCCCTATGTTCACATGGCAGCGGCTTCAGCAGCAGAAGTG TTGGCTTGCCTGATCCGCGTTCCCGTGGAGATTGCCAAGCAGCGCTCCCAAACATTGCTGGGCAACAAACAGTCTGGCCTCCAAATCCTGCTAAGGGCCTATCGCACCGAGGGTTTGCAACGCGGTCTCTATCGGGGATTCGGTTCCACCATTATGCGGGAGATCCCCTTCAGTCTGATCCAGTTTCCCCTTTGGGAGTACTTTAAGCTGCAATGGACTCCCCTAACCGGCTACGAATCCACTCCCCTGTCGGTGGCCCTTTGTGGAGCCGTCGCTGGTGGCATTTCCGCGGGTTTAACCACACCACTCGATGTGGTCAAGACCCGAATCATGCTGGCCGAAAGGGAGAGTCTTAACCGACGTCGCAGTGCCCGGAGCATTTTGCATGGCATTTATCTGGAGAGAGGCTTTGGCGG TCTGTTTGCTGGCTTCGTGCCGCGAGTGATGTGGATCACGCTGGGCGGTGCATTCTTCTTTGGTTTCTACGACCTGACAACGCGAATACTGGGGGCAACCAGTACGGATCATTAA
- the LOC108019979 gene encoding uncharacterized protein: MEQHFEPETTVKSTETDILHPDDAQYIWLPFAVLVGIFVLAALVYVMSRSRCRVSLDCLRRRKAPRSGYINVDEEDSDVPMACGDELGDHQITASLLSGRLHIQDEPSNASIA, from the exons ATGGAGCAACATTTTGAGCCGGAGACGACCGTGAAAAGTACTGAAACGGATATCCTGCATCCCGACGATGCCCAGTACATTTGGCTGCCCTTTGCGGTGCTCGTTGGCATTTTTGTTCTGGCAGCCTTG GTGTACGTCATGTCTCGTAGTCGCTGCCGGGTTTCCTTGGATTGTCTAAGACGCAGGAAGGCCCCGCGAAGTGGCTACATCAACGTGGATGAGGAGGATTCCGATGTGCCCATGGCCTGCGGAGATGAACTGGGGGATCACCAGATTACAGCCAGCCTGCTCTCCGGACGCCTGCACATTCAGGAT GAACCAAGTAACGCTTCCATTGCCTAG
- the LOC108019980 gene encoding zinc finger protein 73 yields the protein MINIPQMDPQKIKVGKTLTFTIRKRATEVRGHLVSQEVSFSGGASFLELINCCRLCLEEPHPNQMLDMSSIYDQEAELSYYDCYEICTKEDLRQTPSHEPRTLCKRCAVELHWAYDFHKKVSIANQQLREIFESTKSCEQEVPEEEDEEDMSKEFPLEEIEEKQGDQDDPESSNALATLEGIVPRHRHSGEFTCKYCHKVFKNHSRMSKHQLIHLGTRPHFECSQCDKVYLTKQALKVHVDSKHRQAGVRCDTCGKVFAIAKALEIHKRFHNKDFPYACDLCDRRFAQRSHLTVHQQVKHTGSRFICEFPDCQKSFTSSSSLRNHECTHTAMPFECSHCQQSFPARNKLKAHLERKHNMVVELEDLEEMRKFHMVRSKLVMAKVYTGHEQLDNSGKKKTDGASN from the exons ATGATCAACATTCCACAGATGGATCCGCAAAAGATAAAAGTGGGAAAAACGCTTACCTTCACCATACGAAAGAGAGCGACCGAAGTTCGGGGTCATCTTGTGTCCCAAGAAGTGTCATTTTCAGGAGGTGCTTCGTTTTTGGAGCTCATCAACTGCTGCCGACTATGTCTGGAGGAGCCCCATCCCAACCAGATGCTAGACATGTCCAGCATCTATGACCAGGAGGCGGAACTCAGTTACTACGACTGCTACGAGATTTGCACCAAGGAAGATCTCCGCCAGACTCCCAGCCATGAGCCCAGAACCTTGTGCAAACGATGTGCCGTGGAACTGCATTGGGCCTACGATTTCCACAAGAAAGTGTCCATTGCCAACCAGCAGCTGAGGGAGATCTTTGAATCCACAAAAAGTTGCGAGCAGGAGGTACCAGAGGAAGAGGATGAGGAGGATATGAGCAAGGAGTTCCCTCTGGAGGAGATTGAAGAGAAGCAGGGTGACCAGGATGACCCTGAATCTTCCAATGCCCTTGCCACTTTAGAGGGCATCGTACCCCGTCATCGCCACTCAGGCGAATTTACCTGCAAATACTGCCACAAGGTTTTCAAGAACCATTCCCGCATGTCCAAACACCAGTTGATTCACCTGGGCACTCGCCCACACTTTGAGTGCAGCCAGTGCGACAAGGTCTACCTCACCAAACAGGCACTCAAAGTCCACGTGGACTCCAAGCATAGGCAAGCTGGAGTCCGCTGCGACACCTGTGGCAAGGTGTTCGCCATTGCCAAGGCCCTGGAAATTCATAAACGCTTTCACAACAAAGATTTTCCTTATGCCTGTGATCTCTGCGATCGTCGATTCGCCCAGCGTTCCCATCTAACTGTCCACCAGCAGGTGAAGCACACGGGATCTCGCTTTATTTGCGAGTTTCCCGACTGCCAGAAGTCCTTCACGTCGTCTTCATCGCTTAGGAATCACGAGTGCACCCATACGGCCATGCCATTTGAGTGCTCCCACTGCCAGCAGAGCTTTCCAGCACGTAACAA ATTGAAAGCGCACCTTGAACGTAAGCATAATATGGTAGTGGAATTGGAGGACCTGGAGGAGATGCGCAAATTTCACATGGTGCGCTCCAAGTTGGTAATGGCGAAAGTTTATACAGGTCATGAGCAATTAGACAACAGTGGCAAAAAGAAAACCGATGGAGCTTCTAATTAA